A genomic region of Klebsiella sp. RIT-PI-d contains the following coding sequences:
- a CDS encoding phage holin family protein yields MVSWLYSHKTEWRYAGVAGMLSLLCSAYAQSSWNKRILGAVSCSVLAFFAAPTLQVVDGVRKTIKRL; encoded by the coding sequence CTGGTATCTTGGCTTTACAGCCACAAAACAGAATGGAGATATGCAGGCGTCGCGGGCATGCTCTCTCTGCTGTGTAGTGCCTATGCCCAGTCCTCATGGAATAAACGTATTCTTGGTGCCGTGTCGTGCAGCGTACTGGCTTTTTTCGCTGCGCCCACACTTCAGGTGGTTGATGGGGTAAGGAAAACGATTAAAAGGCTATGA
- a CDS encoding class II holin family protein — protein sequence MSKLVTGVALGTSGGTILNGVLTKLSPDEWSAVGVLAGIAGILITGLINWYFKRKVANAQVRALEKYGPTVKVGDN from the coding sequence ATGAGCAAACTCGTAACCGGTGTCGCGCTCGGCACTTCCGGCGGCACCATCCTGAACGGTGTTCTGACAAAACTGAGCCCTGATGAATGGAGTGCTGTCGGCGTGCTGGCTGGTATCGCGGGCATTCTTATCACCGGGCTTATTAACTGGTACTTCAAACGAAAGGTCGCCAACGCCCAGGTAAGGGCGCTGGAGAAATACGGCCCTACAGTAAAAGTTGGAGATAACTGA